The DNA segment CAACGCCACCACGCCCTTGCCGGCTGGGCCGAGCAGGCGCGCCACCAGTATGCCGTTGATCGTCCCCGCCGCCAGCTGCGCGATCTGTGCAGCAAACGTCAGCAGCGCAGCGTGGCCAATGGCCATCGGCTTGCTCTCGCCGGCTTCGCTCATACACCGGCGGCGTTGTCAGCTGACTGGCTGGGGGCGCGCTTCTCCGCCAACGGCTTTGCTGGCACTCCGGCGACAACCGCACCGGTAGGCACGTCCTTAGTCACCACCGCGCCCGCTGCTACCACCGCCCCTGCACCGACAGTCACGCCGGGCAGCAGGATTGCTCCGGCACCAACGTAGGCACCGGCAGCGACGCGCAGCGGAGCCTGCCGGCGCGGGTAACGCTCGGCCAACGGGCTGTGGCCGACATCGAGGTGGGTGAGTAATAACGCCCGCATCGAGATGGTGACGCGCTCTTCGATCACCACCGGCGCGCGCAAATCGAGGAATGCCTGCTTGCCGACGTGGCAGTGATCGCCGATGACGAGGTTGCGAAGGTCGTGGGAGGCATTATGGACGACGAGAAACATCTCGACATCGGTGTCACGGCCAACGGTAGCGCCAAAGGCCCTGAGCAGCGGGATGAGCGAGCGCTTGGGTGCCCGGGCCAGCAAGCGGCAGACACCGTTCATGCCCTCCCATCGCAACAGCAGGCGGGCATATGCGCACACGGCCGCATCGAACAGGGCGCCCAGCTCAGCGCGCATCATGCACCATTCCGTTGGCCTTCCATGGCGGGGCGAGTATACGGGGGCGGGGCCGAATCACAAAGCCGTGAGGGAAGATTATATGCGATCGGACTGGTGGGCAGCGGCGATCGGGGCACTGGCTGGGGCGATCGCTATCGGCTTTGCCGCCTCGGCGTCGGGCCTGATTGACGACGATGCCTACACCTTCTTGCGCTATGCCGAACATCTGGCTGCCGGCGAGGGGCTGGCATTCAACACTGGCGAGCCCAGCGCCGGTATTACCAGCATCCTGTGGGTGCTCTTGTTGGCCGGGGCCCGCTGGCTTACGGGAGCTGAACTCATTCTGATCGCCCAGGCGATGGGCGCACTCTGTTTCGGCGCGGCGCTCGCGCTGATGGTCCGCACCGTCGAGAGCAATGGACAGCCGCCGGCCCTCGCGCGGCTGGCCGGCATCGTCGCGGCCTTGTCACCCGTCTTCATCTGCCAGGCCATCAGCGGCATGGAGGTGGGGTTGAACATGCTGCTCGTCGCCGCCGCCATCGCCGGCATGGGGCGCCGGCTTACGGCCACCACCGTCGCCACCGGTCTGGCGGTCGCCACCCGGCCGGACAATGTGCTGTTGGCGCCGCTGGTGGTGTTATTTCAGCCAGGCAAGCGCTGGCGCACGTCAGCGGCGGTGGCGATTGGCATCGCGCTCTGCGCACTGCCGTGGGCGGCGTACTGCTACGACAGCGGCGGCACACTGCTGCCGCCGACACGCACCGGCAAGTTGCTGGTGTTTCTGCCCGGTTGGTACGGCGTCACCTTGGAGCAGTTCAGCGCCATGTCGTGGGCCGAGCGCGCTGGGTTCAGCGCGCGTGCGCTGTATCGTGCAGCGATGTTGTTCAGTGAGGGGCAGGCGCGTGTTCTGCTCCCGTGGCTGGCGCTGGTGCCGTTCGGGCTGTCGCAGATGGCCCCCCGGCTAATTGCGCCGCTCGTCCTGTTGCTCCTGTCGGCCGTCACATACGCCATCGAATTTCCACTGGTGAAGCTGAGGTATTTCGTCCACCTACTGCCGTGGCTGATACCGGTTGCACTGGCCGGGCTCTTTCGAGTAGTGGATCGGCGCGCACGCCATTCGGGCGGTGGGCGCAGCAGGCCGAGGCTAGCACTGTGGATGGCCATCGTCGTTCTACATCTTGCCCTCTGTGTGCGCGCTCTGCCCCGTTATCGCAACTGGGTGGCGTGCGAAGGTGTCAAGACGGCGGCGGGTCAATGGCTGGCGACGCACACGGCTCCGAGTGCCCGCTTGGCGCTCGAACCGATCGGTGCGATCGGTTACCACAGCCGGCGCTACATCATCGACATCGGGGGTTTGCTGGCGGCAGACGTGTGGCCCGTTATTCGCCGCGGCCCTGGGTTTGAGCCCGACGAGCTACTTGGCTACCTGCGCCGGCGCCGGGCGAACTATCTCGTTGACACGGTCGACGG comes from the Deltaproteobacteria bacterium genome and includes:
- a CDS encoding acyltransferase encodes the protein MNGVCRLLARAPKRSLIPLLRAFGATVGRDTDVEMFLVVHNASHDLRNLVIGDHCHVGKQAFLDLRAPVVIEERVTISMRALLLTHLDVGHSPLAERYPRRQAPLRVAAGAYVGAGAILLPGVTVGAGAVVAAGAVVTKDVPTGAVVAGVPAKPLAEKRAPSQSADNAAGV